The following coding sequences lie in one Candidatus Eremiobacterota bacterium genomic window:
- a CDS encoding pilus assembly protein: MRFVGAHQRGASMPETAIVMAVILALLFSIIDFGRAMYTYAFVAQLARQGARWAIVRGSQCTLLDHCNATQADIQTYVRTLSEGATNANNITVTASWPPNQCASGQSGNAPGCVVSVTVNYPFSFMLPYLPRSQGAPLVMNMASTSQMVISQ; the protein is encoded by the coding sequence GTGAGATTCGTCGGAGCCCATCAGCGCGGGGCGAGCATGCCCGAGACGGCGATCGTCATGGCAGTCATTCTCGCGCTGCTTTTTAGCATCATCGACTTTGGGCGTGCGATGTACACGTATGCATTTGTTGCCCAGCTGGCGCGCCAAGGCGCTCGTTGGGCGATTGTGCGCGGCTCGCAGTGTACGTTGCTCGATCATTGCAACGCCACCCAAGCCGACATTCAAACGTACGTCCGAACCCTTTCAGAAGGCGCAACCAATGCCAATAACATCACCGTGACCGCGAGTTGGCCGCCAAATCAGTGCGCGTCGGGTCAATCCGGCAACGCGCCGGGATGCGTCGTTTCGGTAACGGTGAACTACCCGTTTTCATTTATGCTTCCGTATTTGCCGCGAAGCCAAGGCGCGCCGCTGGTGATGAATATGGCGAGCACGTCGCAGATGGTGATCTCGCAGTGA
- a CDS encoding pilus assembly protein, with the protein MTETATKLRCDRGTSLIEFAIVAPVLVFMLIGLIEVGRYTYFAILASHAARAGVQYAAQNLQTAADASVNGSGTRSASLQDAQNLANWTVTSSIVCTLNGTLSPCPANNTNAVSTSLVYYVKVQVNGTFASLLHYPGIPNNIPVSGAATMPVGNQ; encoded by the coding sequence ATGACAGAAACTGCAACGAAGCTTCGGTGCGATCGCGGCACGAGCCTCATCGAGTTCGCCATCGTCGCGCCGGTACTCGTCTTCATGCTCATCGGGCTGATCGAAGTCGGGCGATACACATATTTCGCAATTCTTGCCAGCCACGCGGCTCGAGCCGGCGTTCAGTACGCGGCTCAGAACCTGCAAACGGCCGCCGACGCATCGGTGAATGGTTCGGGAACGCGAAGTGCCTCGTTGCAGGACGCGCAGAACCTGGCCAACTGGACCGTGACGTCGTCGATCGTCTGTACGCTCAACGGCACGCTCTCGCCCTGTCCCGCCAACAATACCAACGCCGTCTCTACCAGTCTGGTCTACTATGTCAAGGTGCAAGTGAACGGCACGTTCGCCTCGCTCTTGCACTATCCAGGCATTCCAAACAACATTCCGGTCAGCGGCGCCGCCACGATGCCGGTGGGAAATCAGTGA
- a CDS encoding pilus assembly protein N-terminal domain-containing protein, whose amino-acid sequence MITRRTFAFLAAAGIAAYTAPVRADQVMLLSIQSGHSVLLKAEGLTRVAVGDGRIAGVVPVGTSQVVVNGKDPGHTTVFIWAGGRRETYEVTVTEQQLDDLAQMLRSAIGAPGVQVVSFDHSIVVRGTVSDGAQFQQLSDIVSRFEPVVKAQNSVLVNAVTISQNLGMLQRAISNIPGATDIRVDPDGRGNVIVSGNAADAVTAQAILDRARGLAGPYLASNGELIDRLNALSNSQIDIKVYVLEVDKTAQSNLGLSLQSATFNSATNPTNYQLGGASFPVIENPTLLGSGLGFTVQPFFRTVTLAPTLNLLMQEGHAKVLSSPSLVTTPGQKATFLVGGEIPVVTSTGLGAVNVQYQPYGVQLNVTPEILGNGSVHAVVAPEVSRLDYANAVIVSGFTIPALLVSKLSTDVITRPGESIILGGLVNRLEMKTISKIPLLSSIPILGKLFTSTAYQNQQSDVVFVMTPEIVTR is encoded by the coding sequence TTGATCACTCGTCGGACTTTTGCGTTTCTCGCAGCCGCGGGGATCGCAGCCTACACGGCTCCCGTCCGGGCCGATCAGGTGATGCTGCTTTCGATTCAATCCGGTCATTCGGTGCTATTGAAGGCCGAGGGTCTGACGCGGGTCGCGGTCGGTGATGGCCGCATCGCCGGCGTCGTCCCCGTCGGAACGTCCCAGGTCGTGGTCAACGGAAAAGACCCGGGACATACCACCGTCTTCATCTGGGCCGGCGGCCGGCGCGAGACCTACGAGGTTACGGTCACCGAGCAGCAACTCGACGACCTCGCGCAGATGCTGCGAAGTGCGATCGGTGCGCCCGGCGTGCAAGTCGTCAGTTTCGACCATTCGATCGTGGTGCGCGGAACCGTCAGCGACGGCGCCCAGTTCCAGCAGCTCAGCGACATCGTCTCGCGCTTCGAACCCGTCGTCAAAGCTCAAAACTCCGTGCTCGTGAACGCGGTGACGATTTCGCAAAATCTCGGCATGCTGCAGCGCGCCATTTCGAACATTCCCGGAGCCACCGACATTCGGGTGGATCCCGACGGCCGGGGCAACGTGATTGTCAGCGGCAACGCGGCCGATGCGGTCACGGCGCAAGCCATTTTAGACCGGGCGCGCGGTCTCGCCGGTCCATATCTCGCGAGCAACGGTGAGCTCATCGATCGGCTCAACGCCTTGAGCAACAGTCAGATCGATATCAAAGTGTACGTGCTCGAAGTCGACAAAACGGCGCAATCGAACCTCGGCCTCTCGCTCCAATCGGCCACCTTCAACTCGGCGACGAATCCAACCAACTATCAGTTGGGCGGCGCGTCGTTCCCGGTCATTGAGAACCCGACGTTGCTGGGCTCGGGGCTCGGCTTCACGGTTCAGCCGTTCTTCCGGACCGTCACTTTGGCGCCAACGCTTAATTTGCTGATGCAGGAGGGGCACGCGAAGGTTCTCTCGAGCCCGAGCCTCGTCACCACCCCGGGGCAGAAAGCGACGTTCTTAGTCGGAGGTGAGATACCGGTGGTCACCTCGACTGGCCTTGGCGCGGTCAACGTTCAGTATCAGCCTTACGGCGTTCAGCTCAACGTGACGCCCGAGATTCTCGGCAACGGATCGGTACACGCCGTCGTTGCGCCCGAAGTCTCGCGCCTCGATTATGCCAATGCCGTCATCGTCTCCGGTTTCACGATACCGGCGTTGCTGGTGAGCAAACTCTCCACCGACGTCATCACTCGGCCCGGCGAGAGCATCATTCTCGGTGGCTTGGTGAACCGTCTCGAGATGAAAACAATCTCCAAGATTCCATTGCTCTCGTCGATTCCGATCCTCGGCAAGCTGTTTACGTCGACGGCGTATCAGAATCAGCAATCCGACGTCGTGTTCGTCATGACGCCGGAGATCGTTACGCGATGA
- a CDS encoding Flp family type IVb pilin — MHRILSSLIRDEEGASMVEYGLLVALIALVALGAVQTLGVNLGTLFGQVATSL; from the coding sequence ATGCATCGCATACTTAGTTCTCTTATCCGCGACGAAGAGGGCGCATCGATGGTCGAGTACGGCCTACTCGTAGCGCTGATCGCTCTCGTGGCTCTGGGCGCCGTCCAAACCTTGGGCGTCAACCTGGGCACGCTGTTCGGTCAAGTCGCAACTTCGCTATAA
- a CDS encoding Flp family type IVb pilin — protein sequence MLSTLNSMIRDEEGATMVEYGLLVALIALVALGAVKTIGTGLSTLFGQVSNSL from the coding sequence ATGCTATCCACTCTTAATTCGATGATTCGCGACGAAGAAGGCGCAACGATGGTCGAGTATGGCCTGCTCGTTGCCCTCATCGCCCTGGTTGCGCTGGGCGCGGTCAAGACGATCGGTACCGGCCTGAGCACGCTCTTCGGCCAAGTCTCAAACTCGCTCTAA
- a CDS encoding prepilin peptidase yields the protein MTIAIALTLAACVAASYTDVRARRIPNALTGSLAAAAAIVHAFGGWQQLVVSLGVMALLTIGGALIYSRGGIGGGDIKLAIAASGMLSYPLCVPFLLYTALAGGALAVLFIALRPNERPSFSRIALTTIGATNGITAQRVTLPYAVAFAAGAIVVALSQSLLPFLRINL from the coding sequence ATGACGATTGCAATTGCACTAACCCTGGCCGCCTGCGTGGCCGCAAGCTATACCGACGTGAGGGCGCGGCGCATTCCGAACGCGCTAACGGGTTCGCTTGCCGCCGCCGCGGCGATCGTTCACGCCTTCGGCGGGTGGCAGCAGCTGGTCGTCAGTCTCGGCGTCATGGCCCTGCTGACGATCGGCGGCGCGCTCATTTACTCTCGCGGCGGGATCGGCGGCGGCGACATCAAGTTGGCAATCGCCGCGTCCGGCATGCTGAGCTATCCGCTCTGCGTGCCCTTCCTACTCTATACCGCTCTTGCCGGCGGCGCACTAGCGGTGCTCTTTATCGCGCTGCGTCCCAACGAGCGACCCTCATTTTCACGCATCGCACTCACGACAATCGGCGCAACCAACGGCATCACGGCGCAGCGCGTTACGTTGCCCTACGCGGTGGCTTTTGCCGCCGGCGCGATCGTCGTCGCCCTATCGCAAAGCCTCCTCCCATTCTTGAGGATCAACCTGTAA
- the cpaB gene encoding Flp pilus assembly protein CpaB, whose product MNVRRTTFLIAMILAVGTGWLTLTYLSSLRPVGTAQRPVLITTQEISARERISEGMFSKEMRPADTLQPDAVADPSQAVGSLALITIPAGSQLTASSIGTNVSLALPVRLEPGMRAVSIPVDRVKDVSGLVQPGDRVDVIAIPPSRNNGPPPHAVTIFRGIRVLSVGAALENPSATPSPQEQEATTVTLEVTPHQADMLAWADSNTTLRLALRSPREAIHTEQAEDLTFEMAPPMSPPAPPPALPPAPMVAIAATPAPRMPAAATALTTPVELIVGDQIVDPGSSSR is encoded by the coding sequence ATGAACGTTCGTCGCACTACGTTTCTTATCGCGATGATCTTAGCAGTCGGTACCGGCTGGCTGACGTTAACCTATCTTTCCTCGCTTCGGCCGGTCGGCACCGCGCAGCGCCCCGTTTTGATCACAACTCAAGAGATTTCGGCTCGCGAGCGCATCAGCGAAGGAATGTTCAGCAAAGAGATGCGCCCGGCCGACACGTTGCAACCCGACGCCGTCGCCGACCCGAGCCAAGCCGTCGGCTCGCTCGCGCTCATCACGATTCCCGCCGGATCCCAGTTGACCGCGTCATCGATTGGAACGAACGTTTCGCTGGCATTGCCGGTGCGCCTCGAACCCGGAATGCGCGCGGTCAGTATTCCCGTCGACCGCGTCAAGGATGTTTCGGGCCTCGTTCAACCGGGTGACCGCGTTGACGTCATTGCCATCCCGCCTTCGCGCAACAATGGTCCGCCGCCGCACGCAGTGACGATTTTCCGCGGCATACGCGTGCTCTCCGTCGGCGCGGCGCTCGAAAATCCGTCGGCGACGCCATCGCCGCAGGAGCAAGAAGCAACGACGGTCACCCTCGAAGTGACGCCGCACCAAGCCGACATGCTGGCGTGGGCCGATAGCAATACGACGCTTCGGCTGGCGTTGCGCTCGCCGCGCGAAGCAATCCACACCGAACAAGCGGAAGATCTCACCTTCGAAATGGCGCCGCCGATGTCGCCGCCGGCGCCGCCGCCCGCTTTGCCGCCCGCCCCGATGGTTGCGATCGCCGCGACCCCGGCGCCGCGCATGCCGGCGGCGGCGACCGCACTCACCACGCCCGTCGAGTTAATCGTCGGCGACCAGATTGTAGATCCCGGCAGTTCGAGCCGATGA